In Oreochromis aureus strain Israel breed Guangdong linkage group 20, ZZ_aureus, whole genome shotgun sequence, the following are encoded in one genomic region:
- the slc25a55b gene encoding solute carrier family 25 member 55b, whose amino-acid sequence MAQQQQISLPAKLINGGIAGMVGVTCVFPIDLAKTRLQNQRSGQQIYKNMMDCLVKTVKSEGYFGMYRGAAVNLTLVTPEKAIKLAANDFFRHMLSKDGGKLTVFKEMLAGCCAGMCQVIVTTPMEMLKIQLQDAGRIAAQQRVMPTVVTTLKMGGTSAVLSRSYNTIPGPQAMRISAIQITRELLRTKGVTGLYRGLGATLMRDIPFSVVYFPLFAHVHQLGQHSSDDPSVPFYWSFLSGCLAGSIAAVAVSPCDVVKTRLQSLRKGTNEETYSGVVDCIRKILRKEGPGAFLKGATCRALVIAPLFGIAQVVYFVGVGEFLLGYTPYNICSA is encoded by the exons ATGGCCCAGCAACAACAGATAAG TCTACCAGCCAAACTGATCAATGGAGGGATTGCAGGCATGGTAGGAGTCACCTGTGTGTTCCCAATCGACTTGGCCAAGACCCGCTTGCAGAACCAGCGCAGTGGGCAGCAAATCTACAAGAACAT GATGGACTGCCTAGTGAAGACAGTTAAATCTGAAGGGTACTTTGGCATGTACAGAG GTGCTGCAGTAAATCTAACCCTGGTAACCCCAGAGAAGGCCATCAAACTAGCTGCTAATGATTTCTTTCGCCACATGTTGAGCAAAGATGG TGGTAAGTTGACAGTGTTCAAGGAGATGCTGGCGGGATGCTGTGCGGGGATGTGCCAGGTTATTGTCACCACACCCATGGAGATGCTCAAGATCCAGCTGCAGGATGCAGGCAGGATAG CTGCCCAGCAGAGAGTGATGCCCACTGTTGTAACAACTCTGAAGATGGGCGGGACCAGCGCGGTTCTTAGCCGTTCCTATAACACCATCCCTGGGCCTCAAGCCATGCGAATTTCTGCCATACAGATCACCAGAGAGCTGCTGAGGACCAAGGGTGTTACAGGACTCTACAGGGGTCTTGGGGCCACATTGATGAG GGACATCCCATTCTCTGTTGTGTACTTCCCTCTCTTTGCACATGTGCACCAGCTTGGCCAGCATTCATCTGACGACCCATCCGTCCCTTTCTATTGGTCCTTTTTATCTGGCTGCTTGGCTGGATCCATTGCCGCTGTGGCTGTCAGTCCTTGTGATG TGGTCAAAACAAGGCTCCAGTCACTCAGAAAAGGAACTAATGAAGAAACCTACAGTGGCGTGGTGGACTGTATCAG GAAGATCCTGAGAAAAGAGGGTCCTGGAGCTTTCCTCAAGGGAGCTACTTGCCGGGCCCTTGTCATAGCCCCACTCTTTGGCATTGCACAGGTTGTGTACTTTGTGGGTGTTGGAGAG